In Glycine max cultivar Williams 82 chromosome 15, Glycine_max_v4.0, whole genome shotgun sequence, the DNA window GATgttgaacaaaattttattgatatttttttttacttttattaaatgttGTAATTTATTATGAATAGCTCAGTTGTAGAGTATATGAATTATTGTAAACTCACTTTAACTTTCATTAATGCCATTAAAAAAGTACATTGGTCAGTCTCAGAATAACTTTCTTTcgtgtaaattaaataattctgccttaaaatatacataaaatatttgaaagaataaaatttatgcAAATATTATCAATGAACGCAAGCATGTACGGTATccattaatgtaaaaaaaaaaggaaaataaatataagatcatgatataaaaatagatataaaatgtTGAGGGCAGTGGAATTTGGTACTGTCTAGGAGAAACTGCCCAATGAAATGCATGGTGGAGATATGGTGATGGGAATGACATGCAGCAGAGTTATAGTGGTTCGGTTAGTAAGGGACAGCCAACGGGAACTTTGGCCTCATCAAATCTATTCTGCTTCCAAATTTCCAATATTATTACACATGTTTTCTTACTgtgctagaaaaaaaaaatttaaaatatatctttcccGTGATTTAATTTAGCATGTCAAACTGCCAGAATTAACTGTGGATGTATAACTTTAACTTGTAACAATATGTTTCacctcctttttattttttcatcacGTTTCTCTTTTAAGATACTTGGTTAGTCAATCAATAGAACTTGTTATATTTATCGGATTTTTTCTATTGATAGActatgtaaattttattataaatttttgtcatttccTAACATTACAAGGAGGTGTATTATTTTTCCCTAAtctgatttaaaacaaaaaattacttgatTAGTTAAAAATAGGAGTGTAAGTAGCCCGAATTAGATtgaattttctctatttttttaatctaatcaatttaattaactgGATTAGattgagtttatttttatttattttgtcaatCCAAACTACCTTGGGTTGAATTGTGTTAATGATCTGGGTCATTAAAAAACTATCTCGTGTTTatgtcttgaaaaaaaatatcaaactagCTAAAAACTAATAAGTATATTTTagcaacaatatttttaaaaattaatattcataaaaCATAGTATTATTCATatgataaacaataaaaaaattataaatatatattcacaatattatttataaaataatgtattcccttaaaataaataaaaaaagataaattttaaaataatatattacctTAAGATAAACAACACATGATAATGAATGAGTTACacttaatttaagatttttatattagtaattaatttaatcatatacAAGTAAGATTAGgttttgattaaatttaaaactcGAAACTcatcattcaatttaattttaattgaatttattaaattaaaatcaatcttaaaGACAtgataaatttgattaaattagatTGAATTGAACGGTTGTTGCAATCCAGTTACACCGGTagtcaaaggtaagcaaagCATAATTATGTATATCCTGCATTATTAAATGGGAATGGCACAACACCCTCAATGTTCATGCTGATGCCACACAGCATGCAGTGCATCGTTTTACATAGTTTGCTTTTTAATTCATGATGAGTTTGCATCCTTCTATTTACCAATATATACTCTTCCTTTTGGCTATCATCCATAAGTTAAATCACGTAAGTTAAGCATTCTCGatttaaaatcttatatatatatatatatatatatatgattttatcaTATGAGATGATGTCACAtgagtattttatatttattctttcaacataattcaattaattaatgtaaattttatatttattttattaaattaatttaatcattccattaaatcttaaatttatatatatatatatatatatatatatatatatatatatatatatatatatatataaaaaggataacagtgtaattttatataatttttcatcctaaaaagaaaatattttttagctcATAATTTCAAGgctaaaatagtaattttaaatgttctattctttttaaagataaaagtataattttagaagtatttttatattataattatcattttatatttaaaatgttatatttttatttaaaacgtCATATGTAAATTGaagtaaataaacatttttttataaaatgatatactaataattttatatatcagaatttaataaaggaaagtaataaatatattttcaattatcatttatgcataattgattaataatataaaaggaaaataataaatgaataatttaaatcaataaataattttgttcatgaatataaataaatgttatgttACAATTAGGAGCATTTTGTGGATCAATTACACATATAATTGGAAGAAGAAAATTGGATATGATTAACTCAAATTCGTGTAAGATAATTTGAaatgacattaaaaaatttaaaataaaataaaattaaaaggaaagtaaaaaatatatattcaattaactaattaactaataatataaaaggaaaataataaaggaTCTTAATcagattatatttttagttgtgtttcttaatcaaaataaacaaattaatatttacgtATTAAATCACTAATTTTAAAAgcaaattgaaagaaaattaataaatatattctttattaGCATTTGTACgtataaaattaatgaatatattatttgaattgatgaataatttattataaattacccACCATTCATTTCAAGCTAGTTTCTCCCATTTATCATTTTCTCACTCAGTAAATTTCAATTGCTTCTGcctcatttttctttgaattttcttcatttgAATCTacatggtttaatttttttaatctcactAAAGCAtactaattttgttttcttctatttGCATATACATATTTGAGTTGGGAAAGTGGATTCTTTAGGTGGGAAATATTCGTAATATTTTTTCCTCCTTTCtcatgatgaattttttttacatgaatttGCATCTATTTATCTCACAAAagcatactttttttttgtgtagaTACATATTTAAATTGTGAAAGAAGATTCTTAGGTTGTGAAACAAATTGAGTAACcacctttatttttaaaattaagtaactACCCTTatctcatgtatttttttttcttcttcagagAATCAGTGTTACATATCCCTCTACAGAGGAAGCAAGTTGGTTCCATGTTTTCCTTTGAACATTAAGAATTGTGTTAAAAGATATgataatatattctaattttatatacttgttatatttattagatttatctttaattatatctTTAGCTATTAGGTTTATCTTCAGTTTTATAGTTGTTATATCTATTAGATTTATCTTTAGCCATATCTTTAGCTTATATATCTTTAGCTTGTAATCTTGTATATAAGCGAATGGTGCTTAATGAATTattgaaggaaacaatttctttcATGGTATCAGATTGCTTAGGGAAAGATTTTTTAACCTTCCTCAGCCTTCTGCACACAGGCCCTAGCGTCGTtcaacccctttcttcttcttctcccatTCTTCTCCATCACCATGACTGACTTAAAATCTACCTTTCACCCTGCTCTTGCTGTATCCAACATCAAGAATCATGTCCCAATCATTCTTGAGATGGAAAATGTCCAATACGCGACATGGGCTgaacttttcaaaattcacGCACGATCCCATAGGGTAATTGATCATATAATTCCTCCGCAGGATGGCAAGCAGAAGACACCACCAACGGAGGAGGAGACAGAACTCTGGTTGACACTAGACGCCACCATTCTACAATGGATTTATGCCACCATTTCTCATGATCTTTTACATACTATTCTTGAACCCGATACCACGGCAATGGAGGTTTGGAATAGGTTGCATGATATATTCCAAGATAACAAACACTCTCGTGCCGTTACAATACTTGAGTATGATTTCACCCACACAACCACAAAGGCCTTTTCAAGTGTCTCTGCTTACTGTCAACATCTCAAGTCATTGTCGGATCAACTCAAGAATGTCGGCTTTCCAGTCGATAACAGTAGGTTGGTTCTGCAATTGGTGTCCGGTCTCACTGAACCCTACAAGGGAGTGGCCACACTCATCCGTCAAAGTGATCCCTTGCCTCAGTTTTATCAAGCACGGTCGATGCTTGTTCTTGAAGAATCTGGCCTCAAGAAGGCGGCTCAGACCTCGTCCTCCGCCATGGTGGCTCGTGACTCGGATGAATCTCAAGAGATgtctgatcattcattagcacGCCGCACAAATAATGGTGGAAAACTGTATTCAAATCGTGGCAATTCTAGAAAGAGTCACAACAACACTGGTGGTCGTGATAACTCAGGCGCTGGCAAGGGAGGCTCTGGTGGCGGGGGTAAAGGTGACGGTGGCAGCAATCGCGGGGGTGGACAGCAGCAGCCCCAGAACAACCCCTGGCCTGCAGGTCAGCAATGGCCTTGGCCATGGATGTAGTGGGTCGTTCCACCTTGTCCATACCTAGCTGCTCCATGGGCCAGGCTCAATTATCAGCAACCTCCGTGCCAACAACCCGGTATTCTTGGGTCCAGACCTCAGCAGGCATACACAGCCACAACCCTCGGTATTACTTCTCCAGATCCGAATTGGTATATGGACACCAGTGCCACCTCTCATATGAAATCTACCTCAGGTAATCTCACGTCTTATTTTGATATGAGCAATCATCGTGGTATCACTGTTGGTAATGGTCAATCAATTCCTATTCGTGGTTATGGTCAAATTATCTTGCCTTCCCCACATCCTCCTTTAGCCTTGAAAAATGTCCTTCGTGCTCTTAAACTAATCAAAAACTTAGTGTCGGTTAGAAAATTTACCACTGATAACTCTGTGACTGTTGAATTTGATCCCTTTGGGTTATCTGTGAAGGATTTTTAGACTGGGATGCCTCTAATGAGGTGTGAGAGTCGGGGCACGCTTTATCTATCACCGAGTCCACCACTCCAGCCACTTCTTCCTCTACTTTTGCTGCCTTGGCTCCTTCTCTTTGGCATGAGCGGTTGGGATACCCGGGAGTATCTATCTTGCATTCTCTTAAGAAGAATGAATTTATTGAATGTAATCAAATTAGAGATTCTTGTATTTGTCATTCATGTTCTCTTGGAAAACATATTAAGTTACCTTTTGTTTTGTCACATTCTCATACTCTTATGCCATTTGATATTGTTCACACTAATCTTTGGACATCACCTGTTTTGAGTTCCTCAGGGCACCGATATTATATCTTGTTGTTAGATGATTATTCTAAATTTTTGTGGACTTTTCCTTTGTCAAACAAATCAGATGCTTATTCCACATTCATAAATTTTAGAACTTTCATCCGAACTCAATTCGAACGGGAAGTAAAGAATATACAATGTGATAATGGTAAAGAGTTTGATAATAAGCCTTTTTGGGATTTTTGTAAAGTGAATGGTATTTCTTTCCGATTGTCTTGTCCTCATACCTCTCCTCAAAATGGGAAAGCCAAAAGGACAATTCGTACAATTAACAATATTGTTCGTACTTCACTTGCCCATGCGTCATTACCTCCTTCCTTTTGGCATCATGCCTTGCAAATGGCAACTTACCTTCTCAATATTCTTCCTCAtaagttattaaattataaatctcCTCTTAGGGTTCTTTATCATAAGGATCCGACCTATTTTCATCTTCGAGTTTTTGGGTGTTTATGTTATCCTCTATTTCCTTCCACTACCATAAATAAACTTCAACCCTGCTCTACTCCATGTGTTTTTTTGGGATATCCTTTGAATCATTGTGGTTATAAAATGCTATGACTTATCttctaagaaaataattataagttgTCATGTCATTTTCGATGAGACACAATTTCCATTTGCTAAAATACATACTCCTCATATTCATACTTATGATTTCTTAGATGATGGCCCAAACCCATACGTGGTCCACCATTTAGTGTCTCAATCCACTACTCCTAATGCTCAAACTCCTAGTCTAGTTCCATTCAGGCCTAACTCCCCTAATATTGCAACCGGCCCAACCATTGAGCCAATGAAGAATATTGTTAATTGTACGAATTGTCCAGGGACTGCTTCCCCTCCTCCTAGTCCAACCCCTTCTTCACGTCCTAGCCCACCTCCTCGGGTTGTTACACGCAGCCAACATGAGATAGTTAAGCCAAAGAAGATCTTTAATCTTCATACCACTGTTGTTAAATCCCCTCTGCCACGTAACCCCGTGTCAGCCCTTCAGGACCTGAATTGGAAAAAGGCTATGAATGATGAATTTGATgctcttattaaaaataagacgTGGGAGTTGGTGCCCCGTCCGCCTGATGTTAATGTAATTCAGTCATTGTGGATttttgttcataaagaaaaatctGATGGTTCTTTTGAGAGGCATAAAGCCCGTCTTGTAGGTGATGGCAAAACTCAACAGGTTGGCGTAGATTGTGGTGATACATTTAGTCCGGTGGTCAAACCAGCAACTATTCACACAGTTCTGAGTTTGGCTTTGTCTAAGGCATGGCCCATTCATCAACTTGACATCAAAAATGCCTTCTTACATGGTGAACTTAATGAGACTATCTACATGCATCAGCCTATGGGTTTTAGGGACCCACAAAAACCTAATCATGTTTGTCTGTTAAAGAAGTCTCTATACGGGCTTAAATAGGCACCACAGATTGGTATAAGAGATTTGCTGATTTTGTTCATACACTCGGGTTTTCTCATAGCACTTCGGATCATTCTCTTTTCATCTATTGACAAGGTACTTCTATagcttatattttgttatatgtgGATGACATCATTTTGACTGCTTCCTCTAATGAGCTTCGTAAGTCCATTATTACCCTTCTTAGCTCGGAATTTGCTATGAAGGACTTGGGACAGTTGAGCTATTTTTTGGGCATTGCTGTAACTCATCATGCAGGTGATTTGTTTTTATCTCAAAAGAAATATGCCATGGAGATTATTGATCATGCTGGCATGTCTTCTTGTAAGTCATCACCTACCCCTGTTGATACTAAACTAAAGCTTAGTGCTACATCAAGCACTCCATTTGAGGATCCGACTCTCTACAGGAGCCTTGTGGGGCTCTACAATACCTTACTTTTACCAGACCTGACATTACATATGCAGTGCAACAATTGTGCTTATTCATGCATGACCCAAAGGATGAGCACATGCACGCTCTCAAGCGCATATTGTGCTACATTCAGGGTACTATAGACCATGGTCTTCATCTTTATCCATCATCTACATCTACTCTTGTTTCTTATACGGATGCTAATTGGGGTGGATGCCCAGATAGGAGACGATCTACTTTGGGTATTGTGTATTTCTTGGTGATAATTTGATCTCTTGGTCAGCTAAACGACAGGCTACTTTGTCCAGTCTAGTGCAGAGGCTGAATACCGAGGGGTTGCCAATGTAGTTTTAGAGTCATGTTGGTTGCAAATCTGCTTTTGGAGCATCATTGTCCGATCCAGAAGGCTACATTGGTTTATTGTGATAATGTAAGTGCGATATATCTTGCGGGTAATCCGGTTCAACATCAACGCACTAAACACATTGAGATGGATATACATTTTGTTCGTGAAAAGGTTGCTCGTGGTCAAGTTCGAGTTTTACATGTCCCGTCTCATTATCAGATTGCAGACATATTTACCAAAGGACTTCCTTTGGTGTTATTTGAGGATTTTCGAGACAGTCTCAATGTCCGTCAACCCCCCGCTTCAACTGCAGCGATTTGTTAgaatatatgataatatattctgattttatatagttgttatatatattaaatttatctttaattatatctTTAGCTATTAGGCTTATCTTCAGTTTTATAGTTGTTATATCTATTAGATTTATCTTTAGCCATATCTTTAGCTTATATATCTTTAGCTTGTAATCTTGTATATAAGCGAATGGTGCTTAATGAATTattgaaggaaacaatttctttcaaattgttactaacttcaaaaaagaaaaagaaagtgaagaGAAAATTTTGATGCTTTGATCTAAATAGAGAAGGAAAAAAGGTAGGTGAAGAGTTAAtgtgcttctttttcttcttcatctttttttaattttttttaatgtctttcTTCTTATGTGTTCTTTTATtgggaaagaagagaaaatttgtttttttctcttgcatgcttaagtcttttaattttttttatgtatttgttttGATGATAAGTGATAACATGAGAACAATATTTACGGTTACATGTACGTTCATGTTGTAATAACATTATACTcaaaattttcttatgttttgcgtttttttatttatctattttgttatctttttcttcatcattttttttatctcatcaactctttgtttccttttcttcatattaaccaaatttatttttaatgtattttgttattaaatcatagcaattgaatttgattttcaatctGAAATTCCTTAATCATTTTTGCGTGTCAAAATCCTTTAATCCACACTCATTGTTTTTTCCtgctaatttcaatttaaaatcattttttgacacaaaaaatacttgttttttctttctttattttgcttatattttcaATGGaaaaagttctagcaatttttgaattaatggtaaattaaaatttaaaatatctttcgtatagttatttttattttatttttttaattagtcgtTGGTTggttgaataattaatttttttaataacaattgaatttgaaattcctTGAAGTAAAgtaagaatgattttttttatatttttaatgataattgaATTTTCTTAAAGTTGTTAAGTATACAGAGAAATCAAATAGAGTGACGATATAGTGAGATTGAGATAAATAATGAAATCTATACATTATTAAACAtgatttatatattctaattaaattgcTTTCAGAGACTAGGTAAGTATATAAGGTGAAAAGGgagagcaaaataaaaaaaaaaattgttagattCAGAATGTACCTT includes these proteins:
- the LOC102663726 gene encoding uncharacterized protein, translated to MTDLKSTFHPALAVSNIKNHVPIILEMENVQYATWAELFKIHARSHRVIDHIIPPQDGKQKTPPTEEETELWLTLDATILQWIYATISHDLLHTILEPDTTAMEVWNRLHDIFQDNKHSRAVTILEYDFTHTTTKAFSSVSAYCQHLKSLSDQLKNVGFPVDNSRLVLQLVSGLTEPYKGVATLIRQSDPLPQFYQARSMLVLEESGLKKAAQTSSSAMVARDSDESQEMSDHSLARRTNNGGKLYSNRGNSRKSHNNTGGRDNSGAGKGGSGGGGKGDGGSNRGGGQQQPQNNPWPAGQQWPWPWM